One window of the Bernardetia sp. genome contains the following:
- the gldL gene encoding gliding motility protein GldL, which produces MARQETGLQRFYRTIIPKATSVGAAVVVLGALFKIMHWPGASFMLIVGLSTEAVIFLFGLFEPSPPADPHYEWERVYPGLVDANVKAVVAKKDDGKDSAALVGLDKMLGEANLSADSFKRFGQGIQSLNDTATRMKSITEAVNSTNDYSNNLKQASKSLTSLNSAYSSTVSAMGEMSNAAKDAKEYHVQVQAITKNLAGLNAVYEMELKDANSHLKAMNKFYSNLTQAMESMADASKESQVFKEQMSKLTTNITTLNKVYGNMLTAMKG; this is translated from the coding sequence ATGGCTCGTCAAGAAACAGGACTCCAACGTTTTTATCGTACAATAATCCCTAAGGCAACCAGTGTTGGTGCTGCTGTTGTTGTATTGGGTGCTTTATTTAAAATCATGCACTGGCCAGGCGCAAGTTTTATGCTTATCGTCGGTCTTTCAACAGAAGCAGTTATCTTCTTGTTTGGTCTTTTTGAACCATCTCCTCCTGCAGACCCTCACTATGAGTGGGAACGTGTTTACCCAGGTTTGGTAGATGCTAATGTAAAGGCAGTAGTTGCTAAGAAGGACGACGGAAAAGATAGCGCTGCTTTAGTAGGTCTTGACAAAATGTTAGGAGAAGCAAATCTTTCTGCTGATTCTTTCAAGCGTTTCGGTCAAGGCATTCAGTCTTTGAATGACACAGCTACTCGTATGAAGAGCATTACAGAGGCTGTAAACTCTACTAACGATTATTCTAACAACTTGAAGCAGGCTTCTAAATCACTTACTAGCCTTAACTCAGCTTATTCTTCTACTGTATCTGCAATGGGCGAAATGTCTAACGCAGCGAAAGATGCAAAAGAATATCACGTTCAAGTACAAGCAATCACTAAAAACCTTGCTGGTTTGAATGCTGTGTATGAAATGGAGTTGAAAGATGCTAATAGCCACTTGAAGGCAATGAACAAATTCTATAGCAACCTTACTCAAGCTATGGAAAGCATGGCAGATGCAAGCAAAGAATCTCAAGTATTCAAAGAGCAAATGTCTAAACTTACGACTAACATTACTACCCTTAACAAGGTATATGGCAATATGCTTACTGCAATGAAAGGCTAA